The following proteins are co-located in the Apis mellifera strain DH4 linkage group LG11, Amel_HAv3.1, whole genome shotgun sequence genome:
- the LOC410296 gene encoding b(0,+)-type amino acid transporter 1, protein MEQVGKKGNEKIALKRELGLFSAVGMIVAVMIGSGIFVSPTSALERSGSVGLCLIVWISCGLLSLLGALAFAELSTVVPRSGAEYAYFIEAFSPLHQYAGQIPAFICSWVYVMVLRPTEVAVIMLTFAEYSVQPFSGYLENLSEEWMFRLKKLIAILALGLITYINLTSVKLYVKVQNIFTVCKIVACIFVICGGIWWLCTGHTELLEKPFHGTTTSAGNVALAFYSGLWAYDGWTSAAIVTEEIQKPEINILRSILIGVPLITILYVSMNLMYMAALTIPEMVRAPAVAVLWAKKVLPSWLGFVIPLGVAISTFGCSLSIQFGVSRLCYVAGREGHVPRVFSFVHIEKMTPAAAVAFQGLLTLLYLLTGDIIALIEFASFLTWVFYGFAMLSLIIMRRTKPNASRPYAVPILVPWLILGVSIFLAVTPIVHEPTPKYLFALLFVLLGILVYHTYVYKKVKSSLATKITYLIQVLCLVVAPDKED, encoded by the exons GTTCCGGAATATTTGTATCCCCCACTAGCGCTCTCGAAAGATCAGGATCTGTCGGTCTTTGTCTGATCGTCTGGATTTCTTGTGGCTTATTATCCCTACTGGGAGCGCTAGCGTTCGCCGAATTAAGCACAGTCGTTCCACGTTCCGGTGCCGAATATGCTTATTTCATCGAAGCTTTCTCACCCCTGCATCAATATGCCGGCCAAATACCAGCATTTATATGCTCGTGGGTTTACGTAATGGTATTACGACCAACCGAAGTGGCGGTAATCATGTTGACATTCGCCGAGTACAGTGTACAACCGTTTTCTGGttatttagaaaatctttCCGAAGAATGGATGTTTAGATTGAAAAAACTCATAGCTATCCTAGCGCTCGGCCTGATCACGTACATTAATTTAACAAGCGTGAAGTTATACGTGAaagttcaaaatatattcaccGTATGCAAAATAGTTGCGTGTATTTTCGTGATTTGCGGTGGAATATGGTGGTTATGCACTGGTCATACGGAGTTATTGGAGAAACCGTTTCACGGTACTACAACTTCGGCAGGCAACGTGGCGCTAGCGTTCTATAGTGGATTATGGGCTTACGATGGATGGACTTCCGCCGCGATCGTCACGGAAGAGATTCAGAAAccggaaattaatattctcagAAGTATTTTAATCGGTGTACCATTGATCACTATTTTATACGTTTCGATGAATCTGATGTACATGGCCGCTCTAACGATACCTGAAATGGTAAGAGCCCCAGCTGTGGCAGTTCTCTGGGCGAAGAAAGTTCTACCCTCGTGGTTGGGCTTCGTGATACCTCTGGGTGTTGCGATATCTACTTTTGGATGCAGTCTTAGCATTCAATTCGGAGTATCAAGACTCTGCTATGTAGCCGGTCGCGAAGGCCACGTACCAAGAGTTTTCAGCTTCGTACATATCGAAAAAATGACTCCCGCCGCGGCAGTAGCGTTTCAAGGATTACTTACGTTACTTTATCTGCTCACGGGAGATATTATCGCACTTATCGAATTCGCAAGTTTTTTAACATGGGTATTTTACGGATTTGCCatgttatcattaataatcatGCGGAGAACGAAACCAAACGCATCGAGACCATACGCGGTACCGATTCTGGTACCTTGGCTAATATTAGGAGTTTCTATTTTCTTGGCTGTAACACCGATCGTGCATGAACCAACACCGAAATACTTGTTTGCATTGTTATTTGTTCTTCTTGGCATTCTCGTTTATCATACGTACgtgtataaaaaagtaaaaagtagtTTGGCAA cgaAAATCACGTACCTTATCCAGGTATTATGCCTTGTTGTTGCTCCAGATAAAGAAgactga
- the LOC410297 gene encoding sorting nexin-16 → MSTSESGVGCISEVTLAISKAKGSQSGTVRTLDSPDSDGSGHSNSFTVQRFNYSNNDGANSDILHPPLTSDDLRIPIVGYEVMEERARFTVYKLRVELKNGDCWFVFRRYTDFVRLLSQLRRQKIPISQLSLPRKKWLGDNFAPSFLEGRIRGLQAFVNGILSSPLLIGTACVREFFCLDEPPALSDTAEESRAIFEALEDTIYHLRQQLKERDSALAAETALCNEFRKKLHQILSERQTCPKCSASQ, encoded by the exons ATGTCCACGTCAGAATCTGGTGTGGGATGTATTAGTGAAGTAACACTTGCAATTAGTAAAGCAAAAGGTTCTCAATCAGGCACTGTTAGAACATTGGATAGTCCGGACTCTGATGGATCTGGacattcaaattcatttacCGTGCAAcggtttaattattctaataatgatGGTGCAAACTCAGATATTTTGCACCCTCCATTAACTAGTGATGACTTAAGAATACCAATTGTTGGATATGAAGTTATGGAAGAAAGAGCTAGATTTACA gtTTATAAATTACgagtagaattaaaaaatggagATTGTTGGTTTGTATTTAGAAGATATACAGATTTTGTTCGTTTATTATCACAATTAAGAAGGcagaaaattccaatttcacaATTAAGCTTACCAAGAAAAAAATGGCTTGGTGATAATTTTGCACCAAGCTTTTTAGAAGGAAGAATACGCGGTCTTCAAGCATTTGTTAATGGAATATTAAGCAGTCCTCTTCTCATAGGAACTGCATGTgtgagagaatttttttgtttagatGAACCACCTGCTTTATCTGATACTGCAGAAGAATCtaga gCAATTTTTGAAGCATTAGAAGAtactatatatcatttaagacagcaattaaaagaaagagattctGCTCTTGCAGCAGAAACAGCTTTATGTAATGAATTTCGCAAAAAATTACATCAAATATTAAG TGAAAGACAAACTTGTCCAAAATGTAGTGCATCTCAATAG
- the LOC410298 gene encoding conserved oligomeric Golgi complex subunit 6 has translation MGEKNTNNSLVRRVNKLLESRVENDKDTLEALKELSTFFTENTLNSRRNLRSKIERRSLAINEEFLSAFREVKSSLDGIYQDVLAMNNAVQCMTNRLQTTKTQTSQLIDQTAKLQNKSQTLSMQQEVANAFIKNFQLTSSEQNILHGSTRESPITEEFFSVVNRVQEIHSSCRILMQSGYQTLGLDIMQRMTLLQEAALERLYRWTQNQCKHIENERLAPLLIKAMNKLQDRPVLFKYVLDEYCTARRTVLVGSFIDALTLGEIYGSTPNPIEMHANDPKRYIGDMLAWLHQVIPVEKENILTLVKGCDKTDLSDQIKQSLSNITDGLCHPLKSRIENVISVDIPAALLYSITTLLRFYHMIIQQVIPDSTLDSTLTDLLTLSEKSFLNRLQKETRIALGERAEPPGNDLVPAPSVSRLLSLLNEILSVVSIAEDREKDMLQIVSCIIDPLLQEVNETASRLPTVDMAVYLLNCMHQIQSTLALYEYMDQRLERLQAQSDAQIDTLTSEQASSLVAHLNLGSIYTILQGHEQGPLSSIPGMDPLSVKEFTNKLEAFLVMPDVLLLPQISLLQSSNHRSIVQKRSFEVIGAIYKQLYESCHDPKNLYQNANSLFSRTPEDLLQTLISI, from the exons atGGGCGAAAAAAACACTAATAATAGTTTAGTTCGAAGGGTTAATAAATTGCTTGAATCAAGAGTTGAGAATGACaag GATACATTGGAagctttaaaagaattatccaCATTCTTTACAGAAAATACGTTAAATTCTCGTAGAAATTTACGtagtaaaattgaaagaagaagtcTTGctataaatgaagaatttttatctgcTTTCAGAGAAGTAAAATCTTCTTTAGACGGTATATATCAAGATGTTTTAGCTATGAATAATGCAGTTCAATGTATGACAAATCGTTTACAAACTACAAAAACACAAACATCACAGCTTATTGATCAAACTGCAAAACTTCAAAATAAAAG tcAAACTTTATCTATGCAACAAGAAGTTGCAaatgcatttattaaaaattttcaattgactTCATccgaacaaaatattttacatggtTCTACCAGGGAATCACCTATTACAGAAGAGTTTTTTTCTGTAGTTAATCGTGTTcag gAAATCCACAGCAGTTGTAGAATATTAATGCAATCAGGATATCAAACATTAGGATTAGATATTATGCAAAGGATGACTCTGTTGCAAGAGGCAGCGCTTGAAAGGTTATATAGATGGACACAAAATCAATGTaaacatattgaaaatgaacgTTTAGCaccattattaataaaagcaatgaataaattacaagATAGACCGGTTTTATTTAA atatgtgTTAGATGAATATTGTACAGCAAGAAGAACTGTATTAGTGGGTTCATTTATAGATGCTTTAACATTAGGAGAAATATACGGTAGTACACCTAATCCTATTGAAATGCATGCAAATGATCCCAAAAGATATATTGGTGATATGCTTGCTTGGCTTCATCAAGTTATTcctgttgaaaaagaaaatattcttacttTAGTAAAAGGCTGTGATAAAAcag atttatcagATCAAATTAAGCAATCTTTAAGTAATATCACAGATGGACTTTGTCATCCTTTAAAATCAAGAATAGAAAATGTTATATCTGTAGATATACCAGCagcattattatattctattacaaCTCTTCTTAGATTTTATCACATGATTATTCAACAAGTAATACCAGATAGTACTTTAGATTCAACATTAAcagatttattaacattaagcgaaaaaagttttttaaatagactTCAAAAGGAGACGCGTATCGCACTTGGCGAACGCGCAGAACCTCCGGGAAATGATTTAGTACCTGCTCCATCTGTTTCCAGATTATTATCACTTCTCAATGAAATTCTTTCTGTAGTAAGTATTGCagaagatagagagaaagatatgCTGCAG atagTATCGTGCATTATTGATCCTCTGTTACAAGAAGTTAATGAAACAGCATCAAGATTACCTACAGTAGACATGGctgtatatcttttaaattgtatGCATCAAATACAATCTACTTTAGCATTGTATGAATATATGGATCAACGATTAGAAAGATTACAA gcTCAATCTGATGCACAAATAGATACTCTTACATCGGAACAAGCCAGTTCGTTGGTAGCACATTTAAATCTTGGTTcaatttatactattttacaAGGTCATGAACAAGGTCCATTATCTTCTATTCCTGGAATGGATCCTTTAAGTGTGAAAGAATTTACA AACAAACTGGAAGCATTTCTAGTAATGCCAGACGTATTGCTATTGCCACAAATAAGTTTATTGCAAAGCAGTAATCATCGCTCGATAGTACAAAAACGTTCTTTTGAAGTTATTGGagctatttataaacaattatacgaATCTTGTCACGAtccaaaaaatttgtatcaaaatgcaaatagtttattttcaaGAACTCCCGAGGATCTTTTACAAACATTGATTTCGATCTAA